AGCAAGCTGCTTCAGCTTGACCAGAAGCTGACGCCGGAACAGTTGACCGGTTTTGTTGCTTTCATCCAGTTGGGCACCGTCCTGTCCCTGATTGTCTATTTCTTCCCGGATTTGTGGAGCATTGCCCGTGGTTTTCTGACCGACAACCTGGCCTGGCTGCAAGGGCGGAGGGAGTTGGGTGAACCGGCCCGACTGGGATGGCTGATTGTCATCGGGTCCTTTCCGGTCATCGTGTTCGGGTTCGGATTCAGGAAAATCATCGAGGGGGTGCTGACGAAAAACCTGTACGTCATTGCCGGGGCGCTGGTCGGTCTGGCGGTGTTTCTGGTCGTGGCCGAACTTGTGGGGTCACGTCGCCTCAAGCTGGCTGACCTCACCTGGTGGCATGCCCTGCTCATTGGATGCGGGCAGGCGCTGGCGCTCATTCCGGGTGCTTCGCGTTCCGGCACCACCATCACTGCCGGCCTGCTGCTGGGGCTTGACCGCGCCACTGCCGCCCGCTTTTCCTTTCTGCTGTGCGTCCCGGCCCTGACCGGCGCGGGGCTGTTGCAGTTCGTCCGGGAGGTCAAGGACTTCGATCCGACGATGCTGCTGGCGACGGTCATTGCCACCGTTGTATCCGGCATCACCGGGTATGCCGCCATTGCCTTCCTGCTCTACTTTCTCAAGACCCACAGCATGCTGGTTTTTGTAGCCTATCGGCTCATGTTGGGCGGACTGCTGTTCTTTCTGCTGTCCACCCAGCGGATAGCGCCGGTTTGATCACTCCCGGTTGCCTGGTGAGCCGTAAAGCCGGCGGTAGTGGGCGGCATTGCGCGTGACGCCCTGGACATACAGCCGGGTTTCGGTAATCGGGATGGCATCAATCCAGACATCGAGATCATCGGTGGGCAGCGTCTTGAGCCAGTTGACGACCCGGCCCGGCCCGGCGTTGTAGGCTGCAAAGGCGTATTCGTAGCGCCCGAACTG
This window of the Chloracidobacterium sp. N genome carries:
- the uppP gene encoding undecaprenyl-diphosphatase UppP, translated to MMSILQAILLGIVQGLTEFLPISSTAHLILVSKLLQLDQKLTPEQLTGFVAFIQLGTVLSLIVYFFPDLWSIARGFLTDNLAWLQGRRELGEPARLGWLIVIGSFPVIVFGFGFRKIIEGVLTKNLYVIAGALVGLAVFLVVAELVGSRRLKLADLTWWHALLIGCGQALALIPGASRSGTTITAGLLLGLDRATAARFSFLLCVPALTGAGLLQFVREVKDFDPTMLLATVIATVVSGITGYAAIAFLLYFLKTHSMLVFVAYRLMLGGLLFFLLSTQRIAPV